AGTTGAATGCCATGACCATCCGCAACACGGTCAGCTTCCACAACGCCTTCGGCAGCTTCGGCGAGGACGGCGCCGTCGACGACCCCATGGTCGACACCGCGGCCAAGGCGCTCCTCGACCAACTGGCCTGGTGGGCGCACGCCCTGCGGGACGCCAGGTCCCACACCCCGTACGCCGCCTGACCCGACGCCGCTTCGCACCAGGGGGACCCATGATCCGGACCACGCCAGCGACGCCCACTCGGGACGCTGATCCCACGGCCGAGGGCGGACCGTCGAAGCTCGTCCTCTTCGGGCTGCTGCTCGGCCTGATGCTCGGACTGCTCGACGGCACGATCGTGGGCACCGCCCTGCCCACGATCGTCGGTGACCTCGGCGGCCTCGACCACCTCTCCTGGGTGGTGACGACCTATCTGCTCACCGCCTCGGTCTCCACACCCATCTGGGGAAAGCTCGGCGACCTGTACGGGCGCAAGGGCAGTTTCCTCTGGTCGATCGCGGTGTTCCTCGCGGGCTCGGTCCTCTCCGGGCTCGCCCAGGACATGGGGCAGCTCATCGCCTTCCGCGCCGTACAGGGCCTAGGCGCGGGCGGTCTGATGGTCGGCGCCATCTCGATCATCGGTGTCATGCTGCCGCCCTCGCAGGCGGGCCGCTCGCAGTCGATGATCGGCGCGATGATGCCCGTGGCACTGGTGGGCGGACCCCTGCTCGGCGGTTTCCTCACCGACCAGCTGGACTGGCGCTGGGTCTTCTACGTCAACGTGCCCATCGGCGGGATCGCCCTGCTCATCATCGGCCTGTGCCTGGACCTGCGCACCGAGCGGGTCACGGCCCGCATCGACTTCGCGGGGGCCGCCCTCCTCTCCACGGGCATCCTCGCCCTGACCCTGCTCGGCAGTTGGGGCGGGACGACGTACGGCTGGTCGTCGCCGCAGATCCTCGGACTCGGCGTGCTCGGCGCGGGCTCCCTGGTCTGGTTCGCGCGGGTCGAGCGGCGGGCGGCCGAACCGATCATCCCGCCCCGGCTCTTCACCGACCGCAACTTCACGCTCGCCCAGGTCCTCACCTTCCTGGTGGGCGCGGCCATGCTCGCGGCGTCCTCGTACCTGCCGCAGTACATGCAGTTCGTACGCGGCGCCTCGTCCACGGCCAGCGGCATGCTGCTGCTCCCGCTGATGGGAGGCATGTTCGGGGCGCAGCTCCTGCTGGGCCGGATCACGGCCAACGGCGGCGGCTATCGCGCGTACACCATCGTCGGGGGCGCGTTGACGGCCGTGGGCGGTCTCGCGCTCCTCACGGTCGGCGCGGACACTCCCACCGCCGTGCCGTCCGCGCTGACGTTCGTGCTCGGCGCGGGCATGGGCTTCCTGATCCAGAGCACCCTGCTCATCACGATCAACAGCGCGGAGCCGCGCGACATGGGCGCCGCCACCGGCACCACCACACTCCTGCGCACGATCGGCGGCTCACTGGGCATCGCCGTCATGGGAGCCGTCTACGCGAGCCGCCTGGCATCGGGCGGCATGCCGGAGGGGGGCACTTCATGGACCCCGGAGGCGGTCGGGAAGATGCCGGACGCGGTCCAGGAAGCGGTGCGCACGGCGGTCACCGGCGGCATGCACGGTGTGGTCCTTGGCACAGCACTCCTCGGCGCGGCGGCCTTCGCGGTGGCGTGGCTGGTGCGGGAAGTCCCCCTGCGGAAGGAATAACAGAAGGAGTGACAGAAGGAATGTCAGGGGGACCCCGCGTCAGGGGCTAGCCGGGCAGCAGCGCCGCAACCGAGCTCACCACCGGCAGGTCGCTCAGCGACGCGCCCTGGGTCAGCGGGGCCGTCAGCGGCGCCGTGGAGATCGGCTTGAAGTCCGCGATCTGGGTGCCCAGGGCGTTGTCCAGCGGGTCGGACCCCGTACCGGCGAGCGGGTTGAGCTTCAGGTCCTTGGTCGGGCCGAGCCCGCCCGCCGCGACCTCCTGCAGCGCACGCAGCACCCCTTCGCCGGCCGCCGGCAGGTTGTCGGACGCCGGAGGCACCGGGGCGGGGGCGGCGCTCGCCGTGGCCGCGCCGCCGATGCCGAGCGCCGTGCCCGCGACGGTGACCGTGAGGCCCGCGCGCAGCAGGGCGCGGGAGAGGTGCTTGGAGGCTGTTGCGTGCCGTGCCATGGGTACCGCCCATATCGTCTTGAGTAATCAGATGTGCACGTAGCGTAGTTGAGGTGGGATGCGGGCACCAAAGCCCTACCCGTCGGGTCGCCTGGGCGGCTCAATGCAGCACACTGGTCTCTCGTGAGTTCCCATCCCCCGATACCCACCCGAGTCGTGCTGCTCGCCGGTCCCTCGGGTTCAGGCAAGTCGTCGTTCGCCGCCCGCTCCGGGCTGCCCGTCCTGTGCCTCGACGACTTCTACAAGGAATGTGACGACCCGACGCTGCCGCAGGTCCCCGGCAGCACGGACATCGACTGGGACTCGCCCGCGTCCTGGGACACGGATGCCGCCGTCGCAGCCATCGACGAGCTGTGCCGTACGGGTCGTACCCGCGTCCCCGTCTACGACATCGCCACCAGCTCGCGCACGGGCGAGTCCACGATGGACATCGAGCGCACGCCCGTCTTCATCGCGGAGGGGATCTTCGCGGCGGACATCGTGGAGCGGTGCCGGGAGATCGGTGTGCTCGCCGACGCGATCTGCCTCCGGGGGCGGCCGTCCACCACGTTCCGGCGGCGGCTGGTGCGGGATCTGCGCGAGGGGCGCAAGTCCGTGCCGTTCCTGCTGCGGCGCGGGTGGCGGCTGATGCGGGCCGAGCGCGCGATCGTCGCCCGGCAGACCGCGCTGGGCGCCCACCCCTGCGGGAAGGACGAGGCTCTGGGGCGGCTCGCGGCCGCTGCCGCCGGGCGGTGCGCCAAGGCTCGCGCCGAGGCCGCGTAACTCCGTACGCGGGAAGGGGATCGCGGGAGAAGGGCCGGACAAAGCAGAAGGACCGGAAAGACCCCCCGGCCTTCCGGTCCCGCCACTTGATTCCCCCGTGATCCCCGTTTTCCCCCGTGGATCCCCCCTGCTACCGCCACTTCCCCCCGGGAGCGGCGGCCCCCCATGATCCCTAGGCGACCAACTCGCCGAAGGACTCTTCCTGGTCACGGCCGAAGCTGAGGACGTCGTCCTCGCGCATCCGGCGCAAGGAGCGCCAGATGCTGGACTTCACCGTGCCCACGCTGATGTCGAGGATGTCCGCGATCTCGGGGTCCGTGCGGCCCTCGTAGTAACGAAGGACCAGCATCGTCCGCTGCAGTTCGGGGAGGCGGGCCAGGGCCTGCCAGAGAACCGCGCGGAGTTCGGTGCCACGCATCGCGTCCGTGTCGCCCGCCGTCTCCGGCAGCTCCTCGGTCGGGTATTCGTTGAGCTTGCGGCGCCGCCAGGCGCTGATGTGCAGGTTGGTCATGGTGCGGCGGAGGTAACCGCCGACCGCGGCCTTGTCGCTGATCCTGTCCCAGGCCCGGTATGTCGAGAAGAGGGCGCTCTGGAGCAGGTCCTCGGCCTCGAAACGGTCACCGGTCAGGTGATAGGCGGTTGCGTACAGGGAGGCACGACGCTCCTGGACGTAGGCGGTGAACTCCGCCTCCGACGCTGATGTGCGCTCCCCCGTGTCCTCCCTGTACGCGGCTCCCCCGTGAGCCCTTTCGCTTCCCCCGTTGTCCCCGCGGGTCTCCCCCGGGAACACGTCAACCACCGTCATGTACGCGGTGTGCTGACGCCCGGTGCCGCGAGCGCACCCCCGCCCGCTCACGGCACCGGACTTCTCGTGCCTCTCGGCAGGCCGGATCACGTCGTGGAGACGCGTGATTACTGCGCTTGAGCTGGTGCTGTGCAGTGTGTTCATCTCGCGCCCCCCGTCGGTGGTGTCCGGCTTTTCCGTGTGACCAAAACTCTGCCCGACCCACTTCATGACGGTGTCCGCCGACTGTCACAGGCCTGCAACAGGCGTTCCATGTGTAGGGGAGATGTGAGGATGGGGCCCCTCCCGGCCCTTTCAGGGCCCGGGGGAGCTCCAACAGTCGAACTGTGCCCCTGCCATGGGACAGAATGACGTCCGTGCCTTCCCTGTTGCTGATCGAGGACGACGACGCCATCCGTACGGCCCTTGAGCTTTCGCTCACCCGCCAAGGGCATCGGGTGGCTACTGCTGCCACCGGCGAGGACGGCCTGAAACTGCTCAGTGAGCAGCGGCCGGACCTGATCGTGCTGGATGTGATGCTGCCGGGCATCGACGGGTTCGAGGTGTGCCGTCGCATCCGGCGCACCGACCAGTTGCCGATCATCCTGCTGACCGCGCGCAGCGATGACATCGACGTGGTCGTCGGGCTCGAGTCCGGTGCCGACGACTATGTCGTGAAACCCGTGCAGGGACGGGTGCTCGACGCCCGTATCCGTGCGGTCCTCCGGCGCGGTGAGCGCGAGGCCAATGACGCCGCGACGTTCGGTTCGCTCGTCATCGACCGTGCCGCGATGACCGTCACGAAGAACGGCGAGGACCTGCAGCTCACGCCGACCGAGCTGCGGCTGCTCCTGGAGCTGAGCCGCAGGCCCGGACAGGCGCTGTCGCGGCAGCAGTTGCTGCGCCTGGTGTGGGAGCACGACTACCTCGGCGACTCCCGGCTCGTCGACGCGTGTGTGCAGCGGCTGCGCGCGAAGGTGGAGGACGTCCCGTCCTCGCCGACGCTGATCCGTACGGTGCGTGGGGTCGGCTACCGGCTGGACACTCCTCAGTGACCAAACCGCAGGACAAGCTCCGCGGTTGGGCCGCGGCGCGCAAGGCGATAATGGCGGGGCTTCGCTTCACGAGCCTGCGGCTGCGGCTGGTCGTGGTGTTCGGTCTGGTGGCGCTCACCGCCGCCGTGACGGCTTCCGGGATCGCGTACTGGCTGAATCGCGAGGCGGTCCTGACCCGCGCGCAGGACGCGGCGCTGAAGGACTTCCAGCAGGAGATGCAGACCCGCGCCGGCGCGCTGCCGCCCAATCCGACCCAGGACGAACTGCAGCAGGCCGCGGGGACGATGGCCAACAGCAGCCAGCGCTACAGCGTGCTCCTGATCGGGAAGAACGGCGACGGTGACACGATCGTCGGCTACTCCGACCTGGACGCCTTCACGCTCGCCGACGTGCCCAAGTCGCTGCGCAAGACGGTGAACAAGGAGCAGCCGCTCACCTCCAGCAACAAGAGTCCGTATCACCTGTACTGGCAGCGGACCGTCGACAACGGCACCCCGTATCTCGTGGGCGGCGCCAAGGTCATCGGCGGCGGGCCGACCGGTTACATGCTCAAGTCGCTCGAACCGGAGGCGAAGGACCTGAGTTCGCTCGGCTGGTCGCTCGCGATCGCCACGGGGCTCGCGCTGATCGGTTCCGCGCTGCTCGCGCAGGCCGCGGCGACCACCGTGCTCAAGCCCGTGCACCGGCTCGGCGTTGCCGCGCGGCGGCTCGGCGAGGGCAAGCTGGACACGCGCCTGAGGGTCTCGGGCACGGATGAACTCGCCGATCTGTCACGGACGTTCAACCGGACCGCGGAGAGCCTGGAGAAGAAGGTCGACGACATGAGCGCCCGTGACGAGGCGTCGCGGCGCTTCGTCGCCGACATGTCGCACGAGCTGCGTACGCCGCTGACCGCGATCACCGCGGTGACGGAGGTCCTCGAGGAGGAGCTGGACGCGGAGACCGGTTCCGTCGACCCGATGATCGAGCCGGCCGTACGCCTCGTGGTCAGCGAGACCCGCAGGCTGAACGACCTGGTGGAGAACCTGATGGAGGTCACCCGCTTCGACGCGGGCACGGCCAGGCTCGTCCTGGACCACGTCGACATCGCCGACCAGATCACGGCCTGCATCGACGCCCGCGCCTGGCTCGACGCGGTGGAGCTGGACGCGGAGCGCGGCATCATGGTGCGGCTCGACCCGCGCCGTCTGGACGTCATCCTGGCGAACCTGATCGGCAACGCGCTGAAGCACGGCGGCTCCCCGGTGAAGGTCTCGGTGCGGCTCGCGGGCGAGAAGCTCGTCATCGCGGTGCGTGACGGAGGCCCCGGCATCCCCGAGGACGTACTGCCGCACGTCTTCGACCGGTTCTACAAGGCGAGCGCGTCCCGGCCGCGGTCGGAGGGCAGCGGTCTGGGGCTCTCCATCGCCCTGGAGAACGCCCACATCCACGGCGGGGAGATCACCGCCGCGAACTCGCCCGAAGGCGGCGCCGTGTTCACGCTGTGGCTGCCGCGCGATCCGTCGGAGCTGCTGCCGGACGACGAGGCCGCGGAGGGCACGGACGGCGGCGACGCCGTCGAGGGAGAGGCACGATGAACCGCCGAAGGCTCCGTGGCGCGCTGCTCGCCGCCGTGCTGACCGCGACCCTGGCGGGCTGCGGGATCCGCTCGACGGAGGTGCCGACGGACTTCGGTCCCGGCCCCTCACGGGTGCCCTGTGTGATGTCCGGGTCGAGCATCGCGTCGCAGTCCACCAGCGGGGTGCCGGTGCAGGTCTTCCTGGTGTGCGCGGCGCAGCTCGTGACCGTCGACCGGTCGGTGCGGATCTCCACCGACAAGGCGACGACGGACCGGGTCCGGATCGCGCAGGCCCTCGTCGACGAGCTGTCGCACTCGCCGTCGGCGCCGGAGAAGCAGGCGGGCTTCGCCACGGACGTACGCGCCGGGACGGTCGTCAGCGGTCCCGGGAAGGGGGACCCGGACGACGCGCTGCGGTTCAGTACGTCCCCGGAGGACCTGTCGGCGTTCGCACTGGCACAGATCGTGTGCACGTTCGCCGACAGCGCGGCGGCGGGCGACGACCGTGAGGTGATCATGGGCGGCCCCGGCAGCGATCCGCTGCGCCGCTACGAATGCACCCAGGCGGTCCGCCAGCGCCCCGGTACGGTGGCTCCGCCCACCGAGACGGTGAAGTAGCCGAACAAGTCAGTCACGGTGTGCGATCAGGACAGTGCCGCGCACCGGGACGAGATGCGCGGAACCGATCCTGCCGCCAGGCGCGTCTTGGGGGGCGTGCGTCAAGGCTCGGGCGGCCACGGGGCCGCCATCCGCTTCCGTGCGACAGGAGGATTCCTCCTCGTCGCGCATCTTCTGTTCGTCGGATGGTTCACGCTGCGTCCACTGGACGTGCCCTGGGTCAGCGCGGCGAACCTGCAGCCGTTCGCCGGCATCAAGGCGGATCTGGCGCTCGGTCCTGTGCAGGCCGCCCGGCAGATAGGCGGTGGTCTGCTCCTCCTCGCCCCGCTCGGTGTGCTGCTTCCGCTCGCCGGTGGGCGGGTTCACGTGTCACCGCTGGGTTCGCTGGTGCGGACGATCGCGGCGGGCGCGCTGATCTCGCTCGGCATCGAGCTGCTGCAGACCGGGGTCCCCGGGCAGGTCGTCGACATCGACTCGCTGTTCCTGAACGCGGTGGGCGTGACCCTCGTGCATCTCGCCGTGGTGCCCGCGGCCAGGGCCAGGCTCCGCCGCCGTACCGGCGTGGACCATCGTGCGACCCTCCTGCGGGAGGACGCGTCTCAGGGTCCGACCCCGACGATTCCCAGGGTCGGTATCGCACCCTAGAGCGACGCATCGGCCGCTTCGCGAACGTAGCTTTGAGTCATCGGGGAAACGCCCCCGGACCTCACGTCGCCGGTTCACGAAGGAGTCACCATGACCGCCCTTGCCCGCCCCACCCACGGCCGGATGATCGGCGGAGTATGTGCCGCCCTCGCCCAGCGTTTCGGTACGTCGGCGACCACGATGCGTGTGATCTTCGTGCTCTCGTGTCTTCTTCCCGGCCCGCAGTTCCTGCTCTACATCGCGCTCTGGGTCCTGTTGCCCTCCGAGGGCAAGGCCAGGCAGGCCGCCTGGTGAACCGGCGGCCCTCGCCGCCACCCACGTATGCCGATGGGGCGCACCCCTGAGAAAGGGGTGCGCCCCATCGGCATGTGCGCGAGGCCGTGGTCAGCCGAGCGGCAGACCGTTCACGGGCAGGCCCTGCAGGGGCAGCCCCTGCGTGGGCAGGGCGCCGGCGAGCGGCAGGCCGCCGAGCAGCCCGGAGACCGGGTCGCCCGCGGCGGGCTTGCCCCTGTCGGAGGCGTCCTGCATGCTCTTGCCGAGCTTGTCGACGGTCGGCGCGGAGGCCTGCAGGGTGCTGCCGAGCGCGTTCTGGCCCGCGGAGACCGCCTCGGGGCCGCCGGCGGGCAGGTTCTCGGCGACCTGGTCCACGGGGAGCACGGCGGTGGCGGAACCCAGAGCGTCCGTGGCGTCGGGCAGGGCCGGAGCGGCGCTGGCGGCACCCGCGCCCACGGCGGCGAAGGCGGCACCGAGAGCGGCGACACCGAGGGTCTTGGCGGCAGACTGCTTCATCTTCTATGCGTCCTTGATGACGGGGACTTTTGAGCGGCCCATGACCGTAAACATGTGAAGGGGCAGTCCGCAAACAGCGAAACAGCGAAAACGCGGCCGGGAATTAATGTTCCCGGCCGCGCCCGTATTGCTTCAATTCCTGCTACACGTCGACAGAAGCCCTGGTGGAAGCGGTCTGACGGAACAGCCATTCGGACTTCAGCTCGGCATATCCGGGCTTGATCACGTCACTGATCATGGCCAGGCGTTCATCGAAAGGAATGAACGCTGATTTCATCGCATTGACTGTGAACCACTGCATGTCGTCGAGCGTGTAGCCGAAAGTACCGACCAGGTGCTCGAATTCGAGGCTCATGCTGGTGCCGGACATCAGTCGGTTGTCGGTGTTCACCGTGGCCCGGAAGTGCAGCTTGCGGAGCAGCCCGATGGGGTGCTCGGCGTACGAGCTCGCGGCGCCGGTCTGCAGGTTCGAGCTGGGGCACATCTCCAGGGGGATGCGCTTGTCGCGCACGTAGCTGGCGAGGCGGCCGAGCTTCACCGTGCCGTCGTCGGCGACCTGGATGTCGTCGATGATGCGCACGCCGTGCCCGAGCCGGTCGGCGCCGCACCACTGCAGGGCCTGCCAGATCGACGGCAGGCCGAAGGCCTCGCCCGCGTGGATGGTGAAGTGGTTGTTCTCGCGCTTGAGGTACTCGAAGGCGTCGAGGTGGCGGGTGGGCGGGAAGCCCGCCTCCGCGCCCGCGATGTCGAAGCCGACGACACCGAGATCGCGGTAGCGGTTGGCGAGTTCGGCGATCTCCAGGGCGCGTGCGGCATGCCGCATGGCGGTGAGCAGCGCGCCCACGCGGATGCGGTGGCCGTTGGCCTTCGCGCGCCGCTCGCCCTCCCGGAAGCCTTCGTTGACGGCCTCGACGACCTCTTCGAGGGTGAGGCCCTGCTCCAGGTGCTGCTCGGGGGCGTACCGGATCTCGGCGTAGACGACGCCGTCCTCGGCGAGGTCCTCGGCGCACTCGGCCGCCACGCGCTTGAGGGCGTCCTTCGTCTGCATCACCGCACAGGTGTGCGCGAAGGTCTCCAGATAGCGCGGCAGCGAACCGGAGTCGGCGGCCTCCCGGAACCAGATCCCCAGCTTGTCGGGGTCGGTCTCGGGCAGACCCTCGTACCCGGACTCGCGGGCGAGGTCGACGATCGTGCCGGGGCGCAGGCCACCGTCGAGGTGGTCGTGCAGGAGCACCTTCGGGGCGCGGCGGATCTGTTCGGCGCTGGGCGTTTCGCGGTCCGTCTGACCGGCTTTGGTGGTCTGGCTCGTCATCTCGGCACTCTAGCGCCTACGCGCGTAGATCTCACGGGTCGATACGTAACAGTGACCCCGCGGACGGGTGGCGTACACCATCGCTTCTGACACTGTTCTGTCATGGCACAGCAAGCGACGCCCGATTCCGCGCGCGCGGCCAGGCTCGGGCGCGTGATCG
This Streptomyces sp. NBC_01283 DNA region includes the following protein-coding sequences:
- a CDS encoding VanZ family protein, whose protein sequence is MRGTDPAARRVLGGVRQGSGGHGAAIRFRATGGFLLVAHLLFVGWFTLRPLDVPWVSAANLQPFAGIKADLALGPVQAARQIGGGLLLLAPLGVLLPLAGGRVHVSPLGSLVRTIAAGALISLGIELLQTGVPGQVVDIDSLFLNAVGVTLVHLAVVPAARARLRRRTGVDHRATLLREDASQGPTPTIPRVGIAP
- a CDS encoding ATP-binding protein, whose protein sequence is MKQSAAKTLGVAALGAAFAAVGAGAASAAPALPDATDALGSATAVLPVDQVAENLPAGGPEAVSAGQNALGSTLQASAPTVDKLGKSMQDASDRGKPAAGDPVSGLLGGLPLAGALPTQGLPLQGLPVNGLPLG
- a CDS encoding SigE family RNA polymerase sigma factor; translation: MNTLHSTSSSAVITRLHDVIRPAERHEKSGAVSGRGCARGTGRQHTAYMTVVDVFPGETRGDNGGSERAHGGAAYREDTGERTSASEAEFTAYVQERRASLYATAYHLTGDRFEAEDLLQSALFSTYRAWDRISDKAAVGGYLRRTMTNLHISAWRRRKLNEYPTEELPETAGDTDAMRGTELRAVLWQALARLPELQRTMLVLRYYEGRTDPEIADILDISVGTVKSSIWRSLRRMREDDVLSFGRDQEESFGELVA
- a CDS encoding MDR family MFS transporter, which translates into the protein MIRTTPATPTRDADPTAEGGPSKLVLFGLLLGLMLGLLDGTIVGTALPTIVGDLGGLDHLSWVVTTYLLTASVSTPIWGKLGDLYGRKGSFLWSIAVFLAGSVLSGLAQDMGQLIAFRAVQGLGAGGLMVGAISIIGVMLPPSQAGRSQSMIGAMMPVALVGGPLLGGFLTDQLDWRWVFYVNVPIGGIALLIIGLCLDLRTERVTARIDFAGAALLSTGILALTLLGSWGGTTYGWSSPQILGLGVLGAGSLVWFARVERRAAEPIIPPRLFTDRNFTLAQVLTFLVGAAMLAASSYLPQYMQFVRGASSTASGMLLLPLMGGMFGAQLLLGRITANGGGYRAYTIVGGALTAVGGLALLTVGADTPTAVPSALTFVLGAGMGFLIQSTLLITINSAEPRDMGAATGTTTLLRTIGGSLGIAVMGAVYASRLASGGMPEGGTSWTPEAVGKMPDAVQEAVRTAVTGGMHGVVLGTALLGAAAFAVAWLVREVPLRKE
- a CDS encoding uridine kinase — protein: MSSHPPIPTRVVLLAGPSGSGKSSFAARSGLPVLCLDDFYKECDDPTLPQVPGSTDIDWDSPASWDTDAAVAAIDELCRTGRTRVPVYDIATSSRTGESTMDIERTPVFIAEGIFAADIVERCREIGVLADAICLRGRPSTTFRRRLVRDLREGRKSVPFLLRRGWRLMRAERAIVARQTALGAHPCGKDEALGRLAAAAAGRCAKARAEAA
- a CDS encoding adenosine deaminase — its product is MTSQTTKAGQTDRETPSAEQIRRAPKVLLHDHLDGGLRPGTIVDLARESGYEGLPETDPDKLGIWFREAADSGSLPRYLETFAHTCAVMQTKDALKRVAAECAEDLAEDGVVYAEIRYAPEQHLEQGLTLEEVVEAVNEGFREGERRAKANGHRIRVGALLTAMRHAARALEIAELANRYRDLGVVGFDIAGAEAGFPPTRHLDAFEYLKRENNHFTIHAGEAFGLPSIWQALQWCGADRLGHGVRIIDDIQVADDGTVKLGRLASYVRDKRIPLEMCPSSNLQTGAASSYAEHPIGLLRKLHFRATVNTDNRLMSGTSMSLEFEHLVGTFGYTLDDMQWFTVNAMKSAFIPFDERLAMISDVIKPGYAELKSEWLFRQTASTRASVDV
- a CDS encoding PspC domain-containing protein, with translation MTALARPTHGRMIGGVCAALAQRFGTSATTMRVIFVLSCLLPGPQFLLYIALWVLLPSEGKARQAAW
- the afsQ1 gene encoding two-component system response regulator AfsQ1, whose amino-acid sequence is MPSLLLIEDDDAIRTALELSLTRQGHRVATAATGEDGLKLLSEQRPDLIVLDVMLPGIDGFEVCRRIRRTDQLPIILLTARSDDIDVVVGLESGADDYVVKPVQGRVLDARIRAVLRRGEREANDAATFGSLVIDRAAMTVTKNGEDLQLTPTELRLLLELSRRPGQALSRQQLLRLVWEHDYLGDSRLVDACVQRLRAKVEDVPSSPTLIRTVRGVGYRLDTPQ
- a CDS encoding ATP-binding protein; the protein is MAGLRFTSLRLRLVVVFGLVALTAAVTASGIAYWLNREAVLTRAQDAALKDFQQEMQTRAGALPPNPTQDELQQAAGTMANSSQRYSVLLIGKNGDGDTIVGYSDLDAFTLADVPKSLRKTVNKEQPLTSSNKSPYHLYWQRTVDNGTPYLVGGAKVIGGGPTGYMLKSLEPEAKDLSSLGWSLAIATGLALIGSALLAQAAATTVLKPVHRLGVAARRLGEGKLDTRLRVSGTDELADLSRTFNRTAESLEKKVDDMSARDEASRRFVADMSHELRTPLTAITAVTEVLEEELDAETGSVDPMIEPAVRLVVSETRRLNDLVENLMEVTRFDAGTARLVLDHVDIADQITACIDARAWLDAVELDAERGIMVRLDPRRLDVILANLIGNALKHGGSPVKVSVRLAGEKLVIAVRDGGPGIPEDVLPHVFDRFYKASASRPRSEGSGLGLSIALENAHIHGGEITAANSPEGGAVFTLWLPRDPSELLPDDEAAEGTDGGDAVEGEAR